The Metabacillus schmidteae genome has a segment encoding these proteins:
- a CDS encoding YqxA family protein, which translates to MVKFMFKSFILCSVLLFGVLIGMQQANQGMIKMKGYNDPDFQGAFQIDSDQTGDIEASILGNEVTSQDLQKKQEQLEQIEAFNIFSQLGKQLANIVSNGVSSLLKMITEVMDG; encoded by the coding sequence ATGGTTAAATTTATGTTTAAAAGCTTTATTCTTTGTTCAGTTCTACTTTTTGGGGTCCTAATAGGAATGCAACAGGCTAATCAAGGGATGATTAAAATGAAGGGCTACAATGATCCTGATTTTCAAGGTGCTTTCCAGATTGATAGTGACCAGACGGGTGACATAGAAGCTTCAATCCTGGGGAATGAGGTAACGAGCCAGGACCTCCAAAAAAAACAAGAACAGTTAGAACAAATTGAAGCTTTTAATATATTCTCTCAATTAGGTAAACAATTGGCCAATATCGTTAGCAATGGTGTTTCCTCATTGCTTAAAATGATAACAGAGGTAATGGATGGATGA
- the spoIIP gene encoding stage II sporulation protein P has product MKRTTTRRNMIVTLNGTSIKKGIVISFIALVMTFLLSGVLTSLKPEYRLTSSSIRDLTKHINSEAFLQLLGAENRYFVSAMPEKVEPVELSSIMLKVATSINPDDPRSLLGRELPGFSLFDSEIVVAGDGTNYTNMPYESPPPTEVLLEEREASIDKNDVVNSDDGEPKAPPALSTGDKKVVYIYNTHNTESYLPLLEGEDDPNRAIHSKANVTMVSELLGNALQGEGIGSQVETTDIQNNLKQKGWNYAKSYTASRPVVQSAMATNQDLTYMIDIHRDSQRKGVTTIKIGDKSYAKLAFVIGGDNPTAEKNEQLAKDLHELLQKKYPGLSRGIFEQGGKGYNGVYNQDLSNNAMLLEFGGVDNNLDELKNTVAAVADIFSEYYWQAEKVNGDTPTENK; this is encoded by the coding sequence TTCCGGTGTTTTAACATCTTTAAAGCCGGAGTATCGATTAACTTCTTCATCAATCCGTGATTTAACCAAACATATTAATAGTGAGGCATTCCTGCAATTACTAGGAGCGGAAAACCGTTATTTTGTTTCTGCGATGCCTGAGAAAGTTGAGCCGGTAGAGCTTTCTTCCATTATGTTAAAAGTGGCGACAAGCATTAACCCAGATGATCCACGTAGTCTATTAGGTAGGGAGTTGCCGGGTTTTTCCCTCTTTGATAGTGAAATTGTTGTTGCTGGAGATGGGACAAACTATACGAATATGCCGTACGAATCACCACCGCCAACTGAAGTGTTATTAGAAGAAAGAGAAGCTTCAATCGATAAAAATGATGTTGTGAATTCAGATGATGGTGAGCCTAAAGCTCCTCCTGCATTATCTACAGGTGACAAAAAAGTGGTGTATATCTATAACACGCATAATACTGAATCCTATCTTCCGCTCTTAGAGGGTGAGGATGATCCAAATCGGGCAATTCATTCCAAGGCAAATGTAACAATGGTGAGTGAGCTATTAGGAAATGCCCTACAAGGAGAAGGAATAGGAAGCCAAGTGGAAACAACTGATATACAAAATAATTTGAAACAAAAAGGCTGGAATTACGCAAAGTCTTATACAGCTTCTCGTCCAGTTGTTCAAAGTGCAATGGCTACTAATCAAGATCTAACGTATATGATAGACATTCACCGTGATTCTCAAAGAAAGGGTGTCACCACAATAAAAATTGGAGACAAATCATATGCGAAGCTTGCTTTTGTTATAGGTGGAGACAATCCTACAGCGGAAAAAAATGAACAGCTTGCGAAAGATCTTCATGAACTACTGCAAAAAAAATATCCTGGTTTAAGTAGAGGTATTTTTGAACAGGGTGGTAAAGGCTACAATGGTGTTTATAATCAGGATTTATCGAATAACGCAATGCTCCTCGAATTTGGTGGAGTAGATAATAACTTGGACGAATTAAAAAATACAGTGGCAGCAGTGGCAGATATTTTTAGTGAATACTACTGGCAAGCAGAAAAGGTGAACGGAGACACTCCGACTGAAAATAAGTAA